A DNA window from Aphelocoma coerulescens isolate FSJ_1873_10779 chromosome 7, UR_Acoe_1.0, whole genome shotgun sequence contains the following coding sequences:
- the LOC138113590 gene encoding MOB-like protein phocein isoform X2 translates to MDSTLAVQQYIQQNIRADCSNIDKILEPPEGQDEGVWKYEHLRQFCLELNGLAVKLQSECHPDTCTQMTATEQWIFLCAAHKTPKECPAIDYTRHTLDGAACLLNSNKYFPSRVSIKESSVAKLGSVCRRIYRIFSHAYFHHRQIFDEYENETFLCHRFTKFVMKYNLMSKDNLIVPILEEEVQNSVSGESEA, encoded by the exons ATGGATAGTACATTAGCTGTCCAGCAG tATATTCAACAAAACATCAGGGCAGACTGTTCCAACATTGATAAGATCCTTGAACCTCCTGAAGGCCAGGATGAAGGTGTATGGAAGTATGAACATTTAAG aCAATTCTGCCTTGAGCTCAATGGACTAGCTGTCAAGCTTCAG AGTGAATGTCACCCTGACACATGTACTCAGATGACAGCAACTGAACAATGGATTTTTCTCTGTGCAGCTCATAAAACTCCCAAAGAG TGTCCTGCTATAGACTACACCAGGCACACACTTGATGGAGCTGCATGTCTTCTGAATAGCAATAAATATTTCCCCAGCAG GGTTAGCATAAAGGAATCCTCTGTAGCCAAATTAGGATCAGTGTGCCGAAGGATTTACAGAATATTTTCACACGCTTATTTTCATCACCGGCAGATATTTGATGAATATGAA AATGAAACTTTCTTGTGTCACCGGTTCACTAAGTTTGTGATGAAGTATAATCTGATGTCCAAGGATAACCTGATTGTACCAATTTTGGAAGAAGAAGTGCAAAATTCAGTGTCAGGGGAGAGTGAGGCATAA
- the LOC138113590 gene encoding 10 kDa heat shock protein, mitochondrial isoform X3: MAGKAFRKFLPLFDRVLVERCAAETVTKGGIMIPEKSQGKVLQATVVAVGSGARGKNGEIQPVSVKVGEKVLLPEYGGTKIVLEDKDYYLFRDGDILGKYVD, encoded by the exons ATG GCAGGAAAAGCATTTAGGAAATTTCTTCCCCTCTTTGATCGTGTACTGGTTGAGCGATGTGCAGCTGAGACAGTAACCAAAGGAGGAATCATGATACCAGAAAAATCCCAAGGGAAGGTACTGCAAGCAACAGTAGTAGCAGTTGGATCTGGAGCCAGAGGAAAG aatGGCGAGATTCAGCCAGTGAGTGTCAAAGTTGGTGAAAAGGTTTTGCTCCCAGAATATGGTGGTACTAAGATTGTACTAGAAGATAAG gACTACTACTTGTTTAGAGATGGTGACATTCTTGGGAAATATGTGGACTAA
- the LOC138113590 gene encoding MOB-like protein phocein isoform X1: protein MVMAEGTAVLRRNRPGTKAQDFYNWPDESFEEMDSTLAVQQYIQQNIRADCSNIDKILEPPEGQDEGVWKYEHLRQFCLELNGLAVKLQSECHPDTCTQMTATEQWIFLCAAHKTPKECPAIDYTRHTLDGAACLLNSNKYFPSRVSIKESSVAKLGSVCRRIYRIFSHAYFHHRQIFDEYENETFLCHRFTKFVMKYNLMSKDNLIVPILEEEVQNSVSGESEA from the exons ATGGTCATGGCGGAGGGCACGGCCGTGCTCCGGCGGAACCGCCCGGGCACCAAGGCCCAG GATTTCTACAACTGGCCTGATGAATCCTTTGAAGAAATGGATAGTACATTAGCTGTCCAGCAG tATATTCAACAAAACATCAGGGCAGACTGTTCCAACATTGATAAGATCCTTGAACCTCCTGAAGGCCAGGATGAAGGTGTATGGAAGTATGAACATTTAAG aCAATTCTGCCTTGAGCTCAATGGACTAGCTGTCAAGCTTCAG AGTGAATGTCACCCTGACACATGTACTCAGATGACAGCAACTGAACAATGGATTTTTCTCTGTGCAGCTCATAAAACTCCCAAAGAG TGTCCTGCTATAGACTACACCAGGCACACACTTGATGGAGCTGCATGTCTTCTGAATAGCAATAAATATTTCCCCAGCAG GGTTAGCATAAAGGAATCCTCTGTAGCCAAATTAGGATCAGTGTGCCGAAGGATTTACAGAATATTTTCACACGCTTATTTTCATCACCGGCAGATATTTGATGAATATGAA AATGAAACTTTCTTGTGTCACCGGTTCACTAAGTTTGTGATGAAGTATAATCTGATGTCCAAGGATAACCTGATTGTACCAATTTTGGAAGAAGAAGTGCAAAATTCAGTGTCAGGGGAGAGTGAGGCATAA